The following coding sequences lie in one Candidatus Krumholzibacteriia bacterium genomic window:
- a CDS encoding DUF368 domain-containing protein, translating to MTTPSLESVLRPLVLVRAALGGVLMGLANLVPGISGGTMLLAAGIYPRFVAAVAEVSTLRFRVPALVLLGTVAVAALAGIVLLAGPIKDLVVHQRWIMYSLFVGLTLGGLPVVWRMARPATRSVFLGAGGGFVAMAALAIAQASGATGGDGQADLLLLGLAGLAGASAMILPGVSGGYLLLVLGQYVPILGAIEALKDAVAARDLAAATEPALTVLLPVGVGVVAGVVVVSNALKWLLARYEKATLGVLIGLLLGAVVGLWPFQAPVEPPLGATVKGEVVTAESLATIEVEDWPTRRFTPDAGQVGGALGLVVLGFLVTSAIARLGRDEPSA from the coding sequence ATGACCACGCCGTCGCTCGAATCCGTCCTGCGTCCGCTCGTCCTGGTCCGCGCCGCGCTCGGCGGGGTGCTCATGGGACTGGCCAACCTGGTCCCCGGGATCTCGGGTGGCACCATGCTGCTGGCCGCGGGGATCTATCCCCGCTTCGTCGCCGCGGTGGCCGAGGTGAGCACGTTGCGGTTCCGCGTGCCGGCGCTGGTGTTGCTCGGCACCGTGGCCGTGGCCGCGCTCGCCGGAATCGTGCTGCTGGCCGGGCCGATCAAGGACCTGGTCGTCCACCAGCGTTGGATCATGTACAGCCTCTTCGTCGGTCTCACGCTCGGCGGCCTTCCGGTGGTGTGGCGCATGGCGCGTCCGGCGACGCGATCGGTGTTCCTGGGTGCGGGTGGAGGCTTCGTGGCCATGGCCGCGCTCGCGATCGCGCAGGCGAGTGGTGCCACCGGCGGCGACGGACAGGCCGACCTGCTGCTGCTCGGGCTGGCCGGACTGGCCGGGGCCAGCGCCATGATCCTGCCCGGTGTGTCGGGCGGCTACCTGTTGCTCGTGCTCGGGCAGTACGTGCCGATCCTCGGCGCGATCGAGGCGCTGAAGGACGCCGTCGCCGCGCGTGACCTGGCGGCGGCCACCGAGCCGGCGCTGACCGTCCTGCTCCCGGTCGGCGTGGGTGTCGTGGCTGGCGTGGTCGTCGTGAGCAACGCGTTGAAGTGGTTGCTGGCGCGCTACGAGAAGGCCACGCTCGGCGTGCTGATCGGCCTGTTGCTCGGCGCAGTGGTCGGGCTGTGGCCCTTCCAGGCGCCGGTCGAGCCGCCGCTCGGGGCCACGGTGAAGGGTGAGGTGGTGACCGCCGAGTCCCTCGCCACGATCGAGGTCGAGGACTGGCCCACGCGGAGGTTCACGCCCGACGCCGGACAGGTGGGGGGCGCACTCGGGTTGGTCGTGCTCGGCTTCCTGGTGACCTCGGCGATTGCCCGGTTGGGCCGCGACGAGCCCAGCGCCTG